Within Primulina tabacum isolate GXHZ01 chromosome 5, ASM2559414v2, whole genome shotgun sequence, the genomic segment TTGTCTTGCTTAAGTGATGGGAGATAGCGGTTGGAGCGTGGCATTAAGAATTTAACAAATTGTGGTACTGGAGGGTGGTAAATAAAAAGTTTAGCTTGGGTTTGCGTCTGGGAATTTTCGGGATACTCCCCGGAAAATACCTTTTGGCTACACTAACTTCCTTATCAACAATTCCATAATAATCAACGCAAAAACGGTCAGTATCTACTATTTAGGCTATGCTTTATTCTCGGTTGATGGTGGGTGTAGATGTTTATCCTCGATTCGAATATTTACTACTTAAATGCATGCTCATGAGTCACTTCATTTTTTACACGTGTTATTGTCCTCACTTAAGAGATTTTTCCTCCCAATTGTTGTAACTCCCCCATACAGTTGTTTATTCCTGACTAGCAGGTATTTATTGTGTGTTAAActtcattattattatattatattagttAATATATAGCAGTTAGTTATGCTTAGTGATATACAAGTtagttaaaataaaaacagaGTGCGTTAGTTCGTTAGTTGTGTATATACTACTTTTGTCACTTTTTTAAGGTTAAATCACTATCAACGAGAATACATAGATTTTCTCCAATATTCATCTTCAACATTGTGGGTTGTCTGTGCGTTGTTCTATACTAAACTGTTGATGTAAAATTCTGCTATTGGAAAGtatttattgtaatctgaaTGATATGGTATCTGTTGACATGGAAATTATGCAGAGAAAGAAAATCTTTGTCTTTATGGATTTCCTAATGAACTATGGGAAGTTAATTTACCTGCTGAGGAGGTTCCTCCTGAGCTTCCGGAACCTGCCCTAGGTATAAATTTTGCCAGGGATGGTATGCAAGAGAAAGACTGGTTGGCTCTTGTTGCTGTTCACAGTGACGCGTGGCTTCTATCTATCACTTTCTATATCGGTGCTAGATATGGTTTTGACAAAGCTGACAGGTAGGTTTTGATCAAACTTTAAATTCTTATGTTTTTTCATTTGTTGCCCAAGATAATGTCATTATTTTGTGCCGTGTCTCCGTGCAGAAATGTACAGGTATATAATTAGGGTTCATTGACAGTTTGGGTGGAATATCTCTATGTCCTACTTTATAGACATAAGTTTTCCCATGATTTCCACGTTCTTTCCCAATCATTTGTTACCATCCCTTCAATATAAGGTAGTTATTTGACATAAATTACATGCTTGATATATTTGACCAAATTACCTGTTTGTTTTCTCTTTCTATTCTACATATGATTTTCATACGAAAATCCAGTAGGTCACACATTAGTTTTAGTATTATTATTAGAATATATGAATTGGTGGACTAGCTAATTAACAAGGCCAGTTATGGTATATTCGTAATTATGTTTTAGGTTCCATATTTAAGTAAGAGGTTCTAAGATATGGTCAGACCGTCAGTTTAACATTTACATTTGTTCGGGCATAGTTGTAAAAAGCACGTGCCTAGCTCGCCTGAGGCATGGGGCACAACCGTACGCCTAGGAGGTGTCTTGGACGCAGCTGTACGCCTAGGAGGTGTCCTGGACGCAGCCCTTTAGAAAGGCGTGCTGAAGCTCGCGCCTTTCATAGGGGGCAAGACTGCAAGTTGCGCCAGAAGCGCAGTGCGGCGCTCTTCAGGCATCACTAGTTAAAAAACATAAAACCCGATgttttaagttaaataaaatgCCGAGGCCCAGCCCAATATTTGTTTATTGTTAAAAAAGCTTATGCACAGTACACATTCACGGGGATTTACAAGCCTTTCCTAAAACCTTGACTTTCCTGAAAAACCACAGGCCGCAACTAATTCCCCAATCTGCATTTAGTTCCCACCGTACAATTGAAATTAATTTACATGTTCATCTGTTTTTGCACCGAAGACctcaaaaaaatataattttggtgCCTAATCCTTTATCTACCGCAAATCGTTAACATTAGTAAATATAGAGAGGTTTAGTGATTTAGATGGTTGaaactatttttttatttgtgtcAAGTATTACTAATTAGCTTctgatttatataattattcaaTAGCTCGTGAAATATAATTATCGTCGCTGTTAATATTAACATTGTTGTAAAATCCACTTCATAAATACACattctaaaaaaatatgattGGTGTGACTCACTTCGAATAAGGCTCCATGACACCCTTTGGCCTTGCTAGTGCCACTTGCACCCTAAATAACAATGGGTTTGGATGGGTCCGAAGTTAGTACGGAATGTCATATATTCTAATTGCCTAATTCCTATCTCCTACTAATTTTGAATAACTGGCTTGCGATGTCATTTGTGAACTATAACTTTCAGATTGTTGTTGGATCGTTTGCTCTTTtgctgttattttatttttggtttctGGATGCAGAAAACGCCTATTCAATATGATAAATGATCTCCCGACAATATTCGAAGTCGTAACAGGAGCTGCGAAGAAGCAAGTGAAGGACAAACCATCTGTCTCAAACCATAGTGGCAGTAAATCTAAGTCAACCCCAAAAGTGGTATAGAAGTCATATGCATACTGTTATGAAAACATGGAATTTTTCAGACATCCATTTTATGTTTGCAATATTTTCCTATATTTATTAGAATCACGCAACAAGTCTAGATTTGGCCAAGGCATAGATGAAATTTGCTATGTACACAGGAAAACGATTTCCTATTACTTTTCTGGCCAAGCTCCTTCCCTCTGAACTGTCCCTCCATGATTATTAAGTTTGACTAATTTGCATACAAGTGCACAACATTTAAGGTATGCTGATGGATCATGTTTACTTCATCCTCTTAGAGGTTAAAACTCAAAAGGCAACTAAGCTCCAGCAACCCAGCTTTACTGTTTCATATGGGGTTTTTTAAATTGTTTGGAAATTGTTGGCATGGTTGTCACTCTTACTCCACGTTGGTTCTCGTGCTGTTATTTGTAGATAATTTCATTGCAATATTCTGTCATTTTACCTTATAGTACCATGACATTCTGGTATTGAAGTTCATGCGTGCTATCCAAAACACTTATTCCGCTCTCAATAAATATTTCTTGAACCCGTGAACTCTTTCTTCTGGTGTTTGacctttttttattattatctaaTGGAACTAATGGGTTTTAAATCTTAGGACAAAATCTCCAAATCAGAAGTAAAGGATGAGGACGAAGATGATGGATTGGATGaagttgaagaagatgaagaagaccACGGCGAAACCTTATGTGGCGCATGTGGAGAGAACTATGCCTCTGACGAATTCTGGATCTGCTGTGACTTATGCGAGAGATGGTTCCATGGCAAGTGTGTCAAGATCACTCCTGCAAGAGCTGAGCACATCAAGCAGTACAAATGCCCGACGTGTAGTAATAAAAGATCACGCCCTTGATAAGTGCCAGAACATGCTCTATTCACCTTTCTTTGAACTGTATCTTCATGGGCACAGCTAAACTTGTTGTTGGTCCATTCTTCCTTCGTGTCAGGTGCTTGGTAGATACAATGGTTTgtttgttcttgtttctttggATAATTTAGCTACTCTTCTAAGTCTTGTTTTTAAGTCCATTGTTCGATGTAGATAGATAGTCTGTAACTTGTATCTTCAATGTTAATTTATCGGGTTCTGTAGCAATCTCCTGAATACCGATAATCCCTAATTTATCGTGCTATGCATCCCTGAGCCCTAAGAATTAAGTGACGCGACCCACTGAAACTGGGGATGACCGCAGATCTCAACGTCCAGCTGACTGCGGGGGCAAAATCGGgacacaataaaaaaaaaaaactagagaTATATAATTGGCAAAATTTTAGAGACAAAATTGAGAAAAAGAGACAAACGATAAGGATATGGTTGTGAATTATCTATATGTTTTTTTCTGGATACCGGTGATGTAGTCTAGTCCAATTTGTGGTGATGTAGTCTAGACGTCGAATAGTTTGAAGCTCGAAATCTAACTtgtaaacaatttttttaaaatgtatatgacATTCCTGAAGCAAAAAAACATACTCGGagattatttttgaaatatggaCTAATTTTCCAAatgtatttcaaaattttctttatggTTAGTTTCTAATCCTTTCAAGGGGCAATCGTCGTGCAATAATGCAGACGGGCCTCGTGCGGATTCCTTTTGTGCGATTAAGTTTACCTGcaactttattttttaaaatttgttttttttttaaaatatgatttaaattattaaaattaacaataagacaattttttaaaatattttggttgtttTAGATCTATGATCAAGATTATTTagctttttaaaaattaaaaaaaaaaatcattaaaaaagtAAATTATCTTACCTCTTAATTAtgtgtgtttaaatatttatgtgtgttttttttaaattatgtttttaacATTATGTGcaagtttttaaattttaattatgtgtaattttaaatataatcatAATCTTTCCATCTTGGTTTATGGGTTTTAGTGAGAAATTTCCGACGGGAGGAATGCGTTGCATGCGGCGGCGATCAGAGGGAGGGCGGCAGTGATCGCTGTGATGGTCCGGGTAAAGCCCGAGTGTACCCGGTTGCTGACGGATCGAGGGGAGACCTGTTTGCATCTGTGTGTGAAATGGAACATGTTGGAGGAGTTGAAGCTTTTGGTTATGTGTAGAAATGGTGAGTTTCTGAACTGGAAGGGTTGTGAGGGGAACTCTGCTTTGCATATTGCAGTCACTAAGAAGAACATTGAGGTACTAATGTTACTTTAAGTATCTTTTCGAGTTTTTTAGAGTAGTTTTATGGGAGATAAAAGTgttttcaaatagttttttgCAGATCATCAACCGTATACTTACATTGAATGGATTAGAAGTAAATGCTTTGAACAAGAATGGATTGACACCGATGGATGTTTTGAGGCAAAGTCCTCGACACCTCAGAG encodes:
- the LOC142546051 gene encoding PHD finger protein ALFIN-LIKE 5-like, with the translated sequence MDGGAHNVPRTVEDVFREFKGRRNGLIKALTTDVGDFFQQCDPEKENLCLYGFPNELWEVNLPAEEVPPELPEPALGINFARDGMQEKDWLALVAVHSDAWLLSITFYIGARYGFDKADRKRLFNMINDLPTIFEVVTGAAKKQVKDKPSVSNHSGSKSKSTPKVDKISKSEVKDEDEDDGLDEVEEDEEDHGETLCGACGENYASDEFWICCDLCERWFHGKCVKITPARAEHIKQYKCPTCSNKRSRP